The following coding sequences lie in one Arachis stenosperma cultivar V10309 chromosome 5, arast.V10309.gnm1.PFL2, whole genome shotgun sequence genomic window:
- the LOC130980845 gene encoding uncharacterized protein LOC130980845, protein MTTMNAVAEAVREAAVAAARAVDRLGVRNRNENEHGEDSRNDENNLGHPERPMTLATFLKVNPPKFKGTLVATDADNWFRGIERSLGAQHVLEGQHVEFATYMLEGEAEHWWQGIQRLLQQNENDIPWDTFRDEFYKKYFPRAARDAKEMELMQLKQGDMTIAEYARKFDDLCRFSKICQGNPADFEEWKCLKFEGGLREELMNSVVPLEIRNFAELVNKSKLVEECSKKLAIARASRREDLQRDFVQNLAPQGRNFKAIGQFQHWNGNHRAVSLLTCNNGSDNNRDIRQGHESQPHQAQNGVICPTCGKNHGSRLCRVRTGLCYYCNKERHRARDCRKRMVDESAGNTIKFGKKVRFYPNNR, encoded by the coding sequence ATGACTACCATGAACGCTGTAGCTGAGGCAGTGCGTGAGGCTGCAGTTGCAGCGGCTAGGGCTGTTGACCGTCTTGGAGTGAGAAACAGGAATGAGAATGAGCATGGGGAAGATAGTAGGAATGATGAGAACAACTTAGGGCATCCTGAAAGACCTATGACCCTTGCGACCTTTCTAAAGGTTAACCCGCCTAAGTTTAAAGGTACACTCGTTGCGACCGATGCTGACAACTGGTTTCGAGGTATCGAACGATCACTGGGAGCGCAACATGTTCTGGAAGGCCAACACGTGGAGTTCGCTACTTATATGCTGGAAGGAGAAGCGGAGCATTGGTGGCAGGGGATACAGCGACTACTGCAACAGAATGAAAATGACATTCCTTGGGATACCTTTAGGGATGAATTTTATAAGAAGTATTTCCCGAGAGCAGCACGTGATGCCAAGGAGATGGAGCTTATGCAGCTGAAACAAGGGGATATGACTATTGCTGAGTATGCCCGTAAATTCGATGACTTGTGTCGTTTCTCCAAGATTTGTCAAGGGAACCCAGCAGActttgaggaatggaagtgtttAAAGTTTGAAGGAGGACTCCGAGAAGAACTAATGAATTCTGTTGTTCCGCTAGAAATACGAAATTTTGCTGAACTAGTGAATAAAAGTAAACTAGTGGAAGAATGTTCAAAGAAGTTGGCGATAGCTCGAGCAAGTCGTAGGGAGGATTTACAAAGAGACTTTGTTCAGAATTTAGCCCCTCAAGGTCGCAACTTTAAAGCCATTGGTCAATTCCAGCATTGGAATGGAAACCACCGAGCTGTCAGCCTTCTAACTTGCAATAATGGTAGTGACAATAACCGTGACATTCGACAAGGACATGAGAGTCAACCTCACCAAGCTCAGAATGGTGTAATATGCCCAACTTGTGGAAAGAACCATGGTAGTAGGCTTTGCCGGGTTAGAACAGGTTTATGTTACTATTGTAATAAGGAAAGACATCGGGCAAGAGACTGTCGGAAAAGAATGGTAGATGAGTCTGCTGGCAACActataaagtttggaaaaaaaGTACGTTTTTATCcaaataatagataa